CGACATCGACTACTTCAAGATGTACAACGATCTGCACGGCCACATCGAGGGCGATAAGGTGCTTGTCAGGATCGCCGAAATCATCCACCAGGAGTGCCGCGCGACCGACATTCCGTCACGGTTCGGTGGTGAGGAGTTCGCGCTGCTGTTCCCGAAAACCGATCGCCAGACAGCGCTGGAGATTGCCGAACGGCTGCAAAGCATCATCAGCGCCGAACCCTTCGAGCACGAGCACACCCAGCCGGAAGGCCAGTTGACCGTAAGCATCGGTGTGGCTGCGCTGCCTGATGATGCAACCGACTGGTATTCGTTGGTTAATAATGCCGATAAAGCTCTTTACAAAGCAAAGTCTTTGGGCCGCAACAGAGTTTTAGGATTTACGAGGGAATTCTGTCAGGAACAACCGCCAGACAGACAGTGTTGACTTTAAACAGGGCAAAATGAGTTGATCGGTACAATTAACGTTTGAAAGGTTTGGATACCATGCTTGAAAAACTCATATCATTCGGGCCGTTTATAGCCACGGTTACCGTTATTGGCGGACTCCTGTGGGGAGTGCATTGGCTGCTTATCAAACGGCATCCAGACTTCGGCAGTGAGCGCAAGTTTTCGCGTCAGCTCATTATACTCGGGTTGACTATTATTGGAATCATTGTCTCCGTTCTTGTGCTGCCCATGAGCGATAGTTCACGCAATCAATTGCTTACATTGATTGGACTTATACTGTCGGGACTTTTTGCTTTCTCTTCTTCGACGGTCATTGCGAATCTCATGGGTGGGGTGTTGATGCGAATCACCACGCCGTTCAGAGTCGGTGATTTTATTCGCATCGGCGACCATTTTGGCAGGGTATCCGAGCGAGGATTGTTCGACACCGAAATCCAGACTGAAGCTCGTGAACTTATCTCTTTGCCGAACTCCTACTGCATTTCGAACCCTGTCACGACAACCCGGAGCTCGGGCACCATTATCTCGTCGTCGCTCTCGTTGGGCTACGATCTGGATCATCGACAAATCGAATCCTTACTGATCGAAGCTGCTAAAACGAGTGGTCTGGTCGAGCCATTCGTTCATATTGTGGAGTTAGGCAACTTTTCGGTTGCCTATCGCGTGTCGGGTTTGCTTGAGGATCCCAAATACCTTATTTCAGCGCGTTCAAAACTTTATGCCAGTGTGCTGGATACGCTGCATAGCAAGGGAATCGAAATCATGTCGCCCACCTTCATGAACCAGCGCCAGCTCAGCGATAAAGAAAAAATTATCCCGTCAACTCATGTTGCCGTGCCAAAAACCGGGAAGCACGAGTCCTCAGCCGAAGACATCGTTTTTGACAAAGCCGAAAAAGCGGAAAAGCTTGAGAAGGAAAAGCAGCAAATCAGGCAAGAGATCGAAAAGCTGGAAGCTTTGTTAAAAGAGGTGAGTGACGAGGAAGAGAAAACGGCCAAGCAGGAAGCAATCAAGCAATTGGAGGAGCGTCTGAAAGCGCTTGAAGAGACTCCGAAGGAAGAGGAGGGGGAAAAGGGGAATGTAGAGCCGGACGACTCTATAGTTGCTGATACCATTAATCCCTCCATTCAACGTTGACCAAATCCAACCTTCGCCGTTGGTTGAGCTTCTACCTTAAACTCAATCTCGCAATCCTGCACCAGCAACCCGGAAATTCTTATCTTTCCCGTCATTAATCTTCAAAGACCCGTTCCCAGAAAGCCACCACACGCCCTTATCTACCCAGTGAAAGCCGAGTTCTATATTGCCCGTCGATTTGCGTTCAAGCCGCGGTCGCATTCGAAGCCGACCTTTATTGTGTTTGCTTCAGCGCTGGGCATTGCGGTCGGGACGGCGGCGCTGATTTTGACGTTGTCTATCGTCAACGGGTTTTCATCCGTCATCGAAGGCAAGCTCATCCGGTTTACGTCGCATCTTCAGGTGCGGCAGGCGGATGGGCGTCTTTTTTACGAGACTCGCCGAGATCGCCAGACGTTGAACGGCGTGCCGGGCATTGCTGAAACTTACCCGTTCCTCGAACTGAACGTGATGCTCAAGAGCCGGAACCAGTCGCGCGGTGACGGCGGTGGCATTGCGCCCGCGCAGATTCGGGGGATCACGCCGGAGGAGGCCCGGAAATTTCTCGGCGGTGCAGAGAGCGGTTTGTGGCAGGCGCTGGATGGCACGGATGCAGAGGCAGATGGAGCGCTGCCGGTGATGTGCGGCAAGGCGCTGGCCGAGCAGCTCGGCATCAAGACCGGCGACCGGCTGATGATTGTGGGTGTCGATGGTGGTGCAAATGGCTCGGCTCTTTCCGGAGCGCAGAGCGTGGTTGAGCTTTTATCCGGCCTCGATCTGCAGGTGGCCAGAGTTGCGGGCATCTACAACACCGGCCTGACCGAGGGGTTCGACGATCTGGTGGTGTTCGCCGGTCTGGGGCGGCTCCAGGCGCTCTACCATCCCGGCATGATTTCTGGCTACGAGGCTAACGTCACCGACCTGCGCAACCTCGACGCCATTTCGGCGCAAGTGACCGAGGCGCTCGGCTATCCCTTTTATTCCTACACGGTTTATCAGCGCTACTCAAACCTCTTCGAGTGGCTGAAGCTCCAGAAGAACATCACACCGCTCCTGATCGTGACCATCACGGTGGTGGCGGTGTTCAACATCGTTTCGACGCTGCTGGTGCTCATCATCGAAAAGACGAAGGAGATCGGGATGCTCTCAGCGCTCGGGCTTGAACCGGGCGGCATCAGCCGGGTGTTCATGGGGCAGGCGCTGATGATTGCGCTGGTGGGCATCGGCACGGGTAATCTGCTTGCGCTTGGGCTGTCGCTGTTCGAGCTGCACTTCCACCTCATCAAACTTCCTGAGGAGAGCTACTTCGTCAGCCAGGTGCCGATCCAGATCGACCCGATGAACTACCTGCTCGTCTCCGCTGCCGTGGCGCTGCTGACGCTGCTGTTTGCTTTCATTCCATCGCGTGTGGCTGCCTCGCTGCGGCCCAGCACGGCCCTGACCGTATGAGGAGCCACGAACGATGAACGCAGGGTTCTGGATAGCGAGTCGTTACAGCTTCGCGCGGAAGCGGTTTCGGGTGATCAACATCATCTCCGGCATCAGCCTCGCAGGGATCGTAGTCGGCGTTTCAACGCTGCTGATTGTGATGAGCGTGCTGAACGGGTTCCAGCAGCTCGCACGCGACCTGTTCGTGACCGTCGAAAGCCCGGTACAGCTCGTGCCTGCGGAGGGGCGCTCGATGGTGGTTTCCGACTCGCTGCTGGCGGCTATCGGCAAAATCAATGGCGTGCAGACGGTCGATCCGTTCGTCGAAGGGCAGGCGATTCTTTCCACGCCGGGCAAGAGCGAACTGGTCATGGTCAAGGGGGTGACGCCGGATGCGCAACGCCGGATGCAAACGGGTACCGGGGTTCGTCCGCCGCTTTTTTCCGGCGATGGGGTTTCCGTCGGAAGCCTGCTGGCAGAACGCATGGAGCTCTACGCGGGCCAGCGGGTGCGGCTCTTCAGTCCGGAACTGATTTCGGCGGGCTTGCAGGCGC
This portion of the Chlorobaculum parvum NCIB 8327 genome encodes:
- a CDS encoding ABC transporter permease; protein product: MKAEFYIARRFAFKPRSHSKPTFIVFASALGIAVGTAALILTLSIVNGFSSVIEGKLIRFTSHLQVRQADGRLFYETRRDRQTLNGVPGIAETYPFLELNVMLKSRNQSRGDGGGIAPAQIRGITPEEARKFLGGAESGLWQALDGTDAEADGALPVMCGKALAEQLGIKTGDRLMIVGVDGGANGSALSGAQSVVELLSGLDLQVARVAGIYNTGLTEGFDDLVVFAGLGRLQALYHPGMISGYEANVTDLRNLDAISAQVTEALGYPFYSYTVYQRYSNLFEWLKLQKNITPLLIVTITVVAVFNIVSTLLVLIIEKTKEIGMLSALGLEPGGISRVFMGQALMIALVGIGTGNLLALGLSLFELHFHLIKLPEESYFVSQVPIQIDPMNYLLVSAAVALLTLLFAFIPSRVAASLRPSTALTV
- a CDS encoding mechanosensitive ion channel domain-containing protein, which gives rise to MLEKLISFGPFIATVTVIGGLLWGVHWLLIKRHPDFGSERKFSRQLIILGLTIIGIIVSVLVLPMSDSSRNQLLTLIGLILSGLFAFSSSTVIANLMGGVLMRITTPFRVGDFIRIGDHFGRVSERGLFDTEIQTEARELISLPNSYCISNPVTTTRSSGTIISSSLSLGYDLDHRQIESLLIEAAKTSGLVEPFVHIVELGNFSVAYRVSGLLEDPKYLISARSKLYASVLDTLHSKGIEIMSPTFMNQRQLSDKEKIIPSTHVAVPKTGKHESSAEDIVFDKAEKAEKLEKEKQQIRQEIEKLEALLKEVSDEEEKTAKQEAIKQLEERLKALEETPKEEEGEKGNVEPDDSIVADTINPSIQR